In Pseudomonas sp. LRP2-20, the genomic window GATGCCGTCGTTGGCCACGGTGATTTCCTTGGTGTACTGCTCGGGCGTGGCATGGCCGGGGATGATGGCGTTGTTCAGGCCGTCCATGCCCATGCTGATGGCGCCGCTGCGCTTGACGTTGGCCTTGTCCAGCAGCAGCACGCGCAACTGCTTGTCGTGCTCCTTGGCCTTGATCGCCGCCATTGGCCCGGCAGTGCCGCCGCCGATGACGATGATGTCGTAATCCTGGGTCTCGATGCTCATGCCTTGCTCCCCTTCTGGCGGTCGATGCGCAGGCGGTACTGGAAGGCATCGCCGCGGTAATACAGGTGTTCGAAGTCCAGCGGCGTGCCGTCGGCGGCATGGGTCAGGCGTTCGATGCGCATGATCGGCGCACCCTCCTCCACCTCCAGCGCCTGGGTCAGGTCGCTGTCGGCCAGCACCGCGTCGATGGCCAGGTCGGCGTGGCCGAGGGCGATGCCGCAGTCGTTTTCCAGCAGCAGGAAGATGTCGCGAGTGACCAGGTCGGCCTTCTCCAGCTTTTCGCCGACGGTCTTGGGCAGCCAGGTCAGTTCCAGCGATACCGGCTCGCGATTGATCAGCCTTACCCGGCGGATCTCGGTGACCGGGCTGCCCTCCTCGACCTGCAGGCGCGCGGCCACCAGAGCACTGGCCGGCACATGGCGGAAGCTGCGCAGGCGGTTGATCACCTCGTAGCCCATCTGCGTCATCGACTCACCCAGGCCCTGCAGGGTGCTGACGTTCTGGAACGCCTTGGGCTTGGCGACGAAGGTGCCTTTGCCGTGGATCTTGAAAATCAGCCCTTCTTTCTGCAGATCGCCGAGCGCCTGGCGCACGGTGATACGGCTGACATCGAAAGCCTTGCCCAGCTCGCTTTCCGAGGGCATGCGGCTATGCGGTGGG contains:
- a CDS encoding GntR family transcriptional regulator — protein: MAELLPLSPVPLYTQLKELLRERILDGTYPPHSRMPSESELGKAFDVSRITVRQALGDLQKEGLIFKIHGKGTFVAKPKAFQNVSTLQGLGESMTQMGYEVINRLRSFRHVPASALVAARLQVEEGSPVTEIRRVRLINREPVSLELTWLPKTVGEKLEKADLVTRDIFLLLENDCGIALGHADLAIDAVLADSDLTQALEVEEGAPIMRIERLTHAADGTPLDFEHLYYRGDAFQYRLRIDRQKGSKA